In Erigeron canadensis isolate Cc75 chromosome 1, C_canadensis_v1, whole genome shotgun sequence, a single window of DNA contains:
- the LOC122586160 gene encoding uncharacterized protein LOC122586160: protein MARYYNNNYNNVSYYDYVRQLSLPIHFFFFVCVVFIFLCFTWYINYESKVERFMHTMKIVLMLTPVVLLLLVHWFSSRDYRRPWLPSLVPLPEKDALHRAGGSPWGVAIVLVFVIYMVSYQSSIRERWYPLSSRK from the coding sequence ATGGCTAGGTACTACAATAATAATTACAACAACGTATCGTACTATGATTACGTGCGACAACTCTCACTCCCGattcattttttcttcttcGTATGCGTTGTTTTCATCTTCCTGTGTTTTACTTGGTACATTAACTACGAGTCTAAGGTCGAGAGATTTATGCACACTATGAAGATCGTCCTGATGCTCACGCCGGTCGTTCTTTTGCTTCTTGTACACTGGTTCTCGAGTAGAGATTATCGTAGACCATGGCTCCCTTCTTTGGTGCCTCTTCCTGAGAAAGATGCACTTCATCGAGCCGGGGGGTCTCCATGGGGTGTAGCCATTGTGCTTGTTTTCGTTATTTATATGGTGTCTTACCAATCTTCTATCCGCGAACGTTGGTATCCCCTAAGTAGCAGAAAAtaa